ATAAGGGTGGGATAAAATCTACTATTTCTTGTCTGCGACTATTCAAGACCGCATTAAATAACGAAAAGATAAATAAATTTAACGATAAAGCAGTCCTTTTCTTTCTCATTCCACCTATCCCGTCAGAGAGTTTTAGACGCCATTTAAGGCATTATTCAAACAAATTTATTTTGCGAAACGGAAATAGTTTCTTTGGACAGGCATTCATCGCGGTCAATCGCAAATGTCCGTTCAATTGCTGGTATTGTAGTGCAGGCAACACGCAGGATAATGAATTGAGTTTAGAAGAACTGGATGGAGTTATTTCGCTGTTTAAAGACTGGGGTGCAAGCACAATTGTCTTTACCGGTGGTGAACCACTTTTTAGGGATGATATAGATATTTTGATCTCAAAATATCATGAAGATCTGTCATTTGTTATATTGACTTCTGGTTATGGATTGAGTGTAAAAAGGGCAAAAAGACTGAAAGATAACGGTTTGTTTTCAATTTCTATCAGCCTCGATCACTTTGACCCTAAAATCAATGACCGGTCAAGGGGTAGGGAAGGGGCATTTGACATTGCCCTAGATGCCATAAAGAATGCCAAGAGTGCTGGATTGTATACAGTCGTCCAGACCGTAGCAACAAGCGAATTGTTAAGGGATGGAGAGACAGAAAGATTCATAGACTTTGTAAAAAATTTAGATGTTGATGAATTATTCCTCCTTGAACCGCTCTGCACTGGAAGATTGTTTAGTAAAGAAAAAAATATCTATGTGAACAGCGAGGAGATAGAAAGATTAAAATCATTACATATTAAATCAGCAAGAGAGAAAGATGGTTTAAAGGTTATCACATCTCCATTTATTGAAGACACAGAAAAATTTGGTTGTGGTGCTGGCACCCAGCATATCTATGTTGATACTACTGGTGAACTCTGGCCCTGCAATTTTCTTCCAGTATCATTGGGGAATGTATTAAGAGAACCTGAGACGGTGAAGGAAAGACTGAAGAAATATTTCAGTAAACCGTGTGGTTTTTGTCTTCTAAAAAA
This region of candidate division WOR-3 bacterium genomic DNA includes:
- a CDS encoding radical SAM protein, whose product is KGGIKSTISCLRLFKTALNNEKINKFNDKAVLFFLIPPIPSESFRRHLRHYSNKFILRNGNSFFGQAFIAVNRKCPFNCWYCSAGNTQDNELSLEELDGVISLFKDWGASTIVFTGGEPLFRDDIDILISKYHEDLSFVILTSGYGLSVKRAKRLKDNGLFSISISLDHFDPKINDRSRGREGAFDIALDAIKNAKSAGLYTVVQTVATSELLRDGETERFIDFVKNLDVDELFLLEPLCTGRLFSKEKNIYVNSEEIERLKSLHIKSAREKDGLKVITSPFIEDTEKFGCGAGTQHIYVDTTGELWPCNFLPVSLGNVLREPETVKERLKKYFSKPCGFCLLKKYHKKLLRYYNNSLPVKFEYADKILKEMAD